Proteins from one Candidatus Pantoea bituminis genomic window:
- a CDS encoding YsnF/AvaK domain-containing protein — protein sequence MLRLAEERLEVGKRLVSEGSTRVRRYTVTDRVSENISLREQHAEIFRRPLSETGSPDSVDWSEKTVEVAETHEQPVINKTAHIKEEVVVRKDESDRVETVSDSVRRQEVDIDHADTAQASDTAHNAGTLPEASGSDNAREYDVTSGQARTDHPEHKESLADKAGDKIAEAKEKVEDKLKKP from the coding sequence GTGCTTCGCCTGGCTGAAGAACGACTGGAAGTCGGTAAGCGACTGGTCAGTGAGGGCTCCACCCGTGTCCGCCGCTATACCGTTACCGATCGCGTTTCGGAAAATATCTCCTTGCGCGAGCAGCACGCCGAAATTTTCCGTCGCCCGCTCAGTGAAACCGGCTCGCCGGACAGCGTTGACTGGTCAGAAAAAACGGTAGAAGTTGCTGAAACCCATGAACAACCCGTCATTAACAAAACGGCGCACATCAAAGAAGAAGTGGTGGTACGTAAAGATGAAAGCGATCGGGTGGAGACGGTCAGTGATTCAGTGCGCCGTCAGGAAGTGGATATCGATCATGCAGATACCGCGCAGGCCTCAGACACAGCTCATAATGCCGGGACATTGCCGGAGGCATCCGGTTCAGATAATGCCAGAGAGTATGACGTCACGTCAGGTCAGGCACGAACGGATCACCCGGAGCACAAAGAAAGCTTAGCCGACAAGGCTGGCGACAAAATTGCGGAAGCCAAAGAGAAAGTCGAAGACAAGCTCAAAAAGCCGTAA
- a CDS encoding LysR family transcriptional regulator, whose amino-acid sequence MREINLDQLRTLITIADTGSFVEAAQRLHLSPPTVSLHISELESRVGTKLLSRARGKIRPTAIGENLVRHAQKLLADAAFALDDISRQAQGLTGRVRLGASTGAIAHLLPQAIKILAQSHPHIDVQISVLTSQQTLEQLKTGSLDIGIVALPQTRVNGLRINAWSRDPVVAFLPSKWKVPDEVTPDWIIEKPLILNGSGTHLSQLINSWFALSGHCPTPRIKLDYNDAIKSLVTADYGATLLPLESYASFYNGERFTIRPLKPALWRELGIACRDSENDLSVQQLLNVLSAFAGNTRLNQNYR is encoded by the coding sequence ATGCGTGAAATTAATCTTGATCAACTACGTACACTGATTACTATTGCCGATACGGGCTCCTTTGTTGAGGCAGCTCAGCGCCTGCATCTGTCGCCTCCGACAGTCAGCCTGCATATTTCTGAACTCGAAAGCCGTGTCGGGACTAAATTACTGTCACGAGCTCGAGGTAAAATCAGACCGACAGCAATTGGAGAAAATCTGGTCAGGCATGCGCAAAAATTACTTGCCGATGCGGCTTTTGCGCTAGATGACATTTCTCGTCAAGCTCAGGGGCTAACAGGAAGGGTCAGACTCGGTGCATCTACCGGAGCAATCGCACATCTCCTTCCTCAAGCGATTAAGATACTTGCTCAGTCTCATCCCCATATTGATGTACAAATTAGTGTACTTACCTCTCAACAAACCCTTGAACAGCTAAAGACTGGTTCACTGGATATAGGCATCGTGGCCTTACCACAAACTCGGGTCAACGGTCTGCGAATTAATGCATGGAGCCGTGATCCTGTTGTCGCTTTTCTGCCCTCAAAATGGAAAGTCCCGGATGAAGTGACACCTGACTGGATTATTGAGAAACCTCTGATTCTTAATGGCTCTGGCACCCATTTATCACAACTCATAAACAGCTGGTTTGCATTAAGCGGCCATTGTCCGACACCTCGTATTAAACTTGATTACAATGATGCGATTAAGAGCCTGGTAACCGCGGATTATGGAGCCACGTTGTTACCTCTTGAATCTTATGCATCATTTTACAATGGTGAGCGCTTTACCATTCGTCCATTAAAACCTGCGTTGTGGAGAGAGTTAGGAATAGCCTGTCGAGATAGTGAAAACGACCTTTCAGTACAACAACTGCTTAATGTCTTGAGTGCATTTGCAGGGAACACCAGGTTAAATCAAAATTATAGATAG
- the argC gene encoding N-acetyl-gamma-glutamyl-phosphate reductase: MTHVFIDGEQGTTGLQIHERLRHRSDITLMTLPPSQRKDKRLREDMLNSCDIAILCLPDEAAREAIALINNPQVRVIDASSAHRVSNGWTYGFPEMRADQPDRIREAKRVTNPGCYPTGAIGLLLPLISDGLVSADYPVSIHAVSGYSGGGRAAIDFYEGNNAEAASFQVYGLGLKHKHVPEITRYAHLTFAPFFMPSYGAYRQGIVLKVPLHQRMLAGGADAAMVHNCLSQHYANSKYVKITQHINSGEAERINPESLNGTDNMELGVYSNPDNGQILLTAVFDNLGKGASGAAVQNLNLMTGVV; encoded by the coding sequence ATGACACATGTTTTCATTGATGGAGAGCAGGGCACAACAGGACTGCAAATACACGAGCGCTTGCGCCACCGTTCTGATATTACATTAATGACCTTGCCTCCCTCGCAGCGTAAAGACAAACGTCTTCGTGAGGATATGCTGAACAGTTGCGATATCGCGATCCTGTGTCTTCCCGATGAGGCCGCACGTGAAGCTATAGCGTTAATCAATAATCCTCAGGTACGGGTGATTGATGCCAGCTCAGCACACAGGGTTTCAAATGGATGGACATATGGTTTCCCTGAAATGAGAGCGGATCAACCTGACAGAATCAGGGAGGCTAAACGGGTGACGAATCCTGGGTGCTACCCAACAGGCGCAATAGGACTGCTTTTGCCTTTGATCAGTGACGGCCTGGTATCTGCGGATTATCCTGTTTCAATTCACGCAGTGTCAGGTTATTCAGGGGGAGGAAGAGCGGCAATAGATTTCTACGAAGGAAATAATGCAGAGGCCGCTTCTTTCCAGGTTTATGGTTTAGGGCTCAAACACAAACACGTGCCAGAAATCACACGTTACGCGCATCTCACATTTGCGCCCTTCTTTATGCCTTCTTATGGTGCGTATCGTCAGGGAATAGTACTGAAAGTCCCATTACATCAACGAATGCTTGCTGGAGGAGCTGATGCAGCGATGGTGCATAACTGCCTCTCTCAGCATTACGCCAACAGTAAGTATGTAAAGATTACGCAGCATATCAATTCAGGGGAAGCAGAACGTATAAACCCCGAATCTCTTAACGGGACTGACAACATGGAGCTCGGTGTGTATTCAAATCCTGACAATGGTCAAATATTGCTGACAGCAGTATTCGATAATTTGGGCAAAGGGGCATCGGGAGCTGCGGTTCAAAATTTAAACCTTATGACTGGCGTTGTATAA